In Vespa crabro chromosome 7, iyVesCrab1.2, whole genome shotgun sequence, a single window of DNA contains:
- the LOC124425413 gene encoding endothelial lipase-like: MKTHLLICFTFFYIVIGLSVSEETENQFQFGPEDIELLNSNLYVLNDDHNLVSLTKDLLYAEEDAESEKDTLKDLHNRVFFYLYTINNRKEPDVISINDLESLKKSNFNFNRSTQIITHGWINSHNSDSCILIRDAYLNHNDYNVIVIDWSKISVKPYFWTVIRVKMVSQYVSTMLDFLEKEGMNLSTTTMVGHSLGAHIVGLAAHYAKGTVNYIIGLDPALPGFIKAKEGSRISQGDANYVEIIHTNGGVLGFLNSIGDVDFYPNGGVKQAGCIVDAAGSCSHLRAYELFAESINSKIGFHAKKCENYVRFKLGLCNKKLSLTMGGIKKHFIEKGIFFLDTNPVSPFAKG, translated from the exons ATGAAGACACACCTCCTGATTTGTTTCACGTTCTTCTACATCGTTATCG GTCTTTCTGTATCGGAGGAGACTGAAAACCAGTTTCAATTTGGACCAGAAGATATAGAGCTTTTGAATAGCAACTTGTATGTCTTGAATGACGATCATAATTTAGTATCTCTAACAAAGGATCTGCTTTACGCCGAAGAAGATGCAGAGTCGGAAAAAGATACTTTAAAAGATTTACATAATCgcgttttcttttatctatacactattaataatcgtaaagaacctgatgttatttctattaatgatCTAGAATCATTGAAGAAAAGTAACTTCAACTTCAACAGATCAACTCAAATAATTACTCATGGATGGATTAATTCTCATAATAGCGATTCATGCATATTAATTCGCGATG CATATTTAAATCATAATGATTACAACGTTATTGTAATCGATTGGAGTAAGATCTCTGTCAAGCCATATTTTTGGACCGTTATACGTGTGAAAATGGTCAGCCAATATGTCAGCACTATGTTAGACTTCCTAGAAAAAGAAGGTATGAATTTATCAACGACTACAATGGTTGGCCACTCTCTCGGAGCTCACATAGTTGGCTTGGCTGCTCATTACGCAAAAGGCACCGTCAATTATATCATTG GTTTGGATCCAGCATTACCGGGTTTCATTAAAGCTAAAGAAGGCTCGCGTATCTCACAAGGTGACGCTAATTACGTCGAGATCATTCACACGAACGGTGGTGTCCTTGgctttttaaattctattggTGATGTAGATTTTTATCCAAACGGAGGTGTAAAACAAGCAGGCTGTATAGTAGACGCCGCTGGTTCATGTTCACATTTACGGGCTTATGAATTATTCGCCGAATCAATCAACAGCAAAATAGGATTCCATGCGAAGAAATGCGAAAATTATGTGCGGTTCAAACTTGGACtttgcaataaaaaattatcattgacCATGGGAGGAATTAAGAAACATTTCATCGAAAAAGGCATCTTCTTTCTCGATACTAATCCGGTTTCACCCTTTGCTAAGGGTTAA